A genome region from Macaca nemestrina isolate mMacNem1 chromosome 15, mMacNem.hap1, whole genome shotgun sequence includes the following:
- the LOC139358607 gene encoding ankyrin repeat domain-containing protein 18B has product MLYVFGNEDFGFHGDLKTDKLKMDILIKKLNHKFDDLMAEKEAVSSKCVNLVKDNQVLQQELLSMRKVQQECEKLEEDKKMLKEQILNLKTHMENNMVELGKVQEYKSELDKKAMQAIEKLKEIHLQTQAQHEKQLEQLSKDNMASLNKKELMLKDVECKFSEMKTAYEEVTTELEEYKEAFAAALKANNSMSKKITKSNKKIAMISAKLLMEKERMKHFLSTLPTRRDPESPCVGNLTSRGLNRKYVPQMPIRIPTSNPQTSNNCKNYFTEMEPDRVEQIIRETKRTVAVLDTFTRLLSSTESTVEPYFAW; this is encoded by the exons atgttatatgtatttggAAATGAAGACTTTGGTTTCCATGGAGACTTAAAAACAGATAAACTGAAAATGGATATTCTGATTAAGAAGCTAAACcataag TTTGATGATCTTATGGCAGAGAAGGAAGCTGTATCTTCAAAATGTGTCAATTTGGTGAAAGACAATCAAGTTCTTCAACAGGAGTTATTATCTATGAGAAAAGTACAACAGGAATGTGAAAAACTTGAGGAGGATAAAAAGATGTTGAAAGAACAAATATTAAATCTTAAGACacatatggaaaacaatatggtagAACTTGGCAAAGTACAAGAATATAAATCAGAGCTAGATAAAAAGGCAATGCAggcaatagaaaaattaaaagaaatccaTTTACAG acACAAGCACAACATGAAAAACAATTGGAGCAGTTAAGCAAGGATAACATGGCTTCACTAAATAAGAAGGAACTCATGCTTAAAGATGTGGAATGTAAATTCTCCGAAATGAAAACTGCTTATGAAGAGGTTACAACCGAATTGGAGGAATATAAGGAAGCCTTTGCAGCAGCATTGAAAGCTAACaattccatgtcaaaaaaaataacaaa ATCGAATAAGAAAATAGCAATGATCAGCGCCAAGCTTCTTATGGAGAAAGAGCGGATGAAACATTTTCTCAGCACTCTTCCGACAAGGCGAGACCCAGAGTCACCTTGTGTTGGAAATCTTACTAGTAGAGGACTCAACAGAAAATATGTtccccaaatgcccatcagaaTTCCTACTTCAAACCCACAGACTTCAAATAACTGCAAGAACTACTTCACTGAG aTGGAGCCGGACCGTGTAGAACAAATAAttagagaaacaaagagaa ctGTTGCTGTGTTGGACACTTTCACCCGTCTACTTTCTTCTACAGAATCCACTG ttgaACCGTATTTTGCGTGGTGA